In Xiphias gladius isolate SHS-SW01 ecotype Sanya breed wild chromosome 16, ASM1685928v1, whole genome shotgun sequence, a genomic segment contains:
- the glra2 gene encoding glycine receptor subunit alpha-2 isoform X4 translates to MVQGFFSYHVIVIPFHRSPCKRYMQYFYQQFRLCHRDNYGPPVNVTCNIFINSFGSIAETTMDYRVNIFLRQKWNDPRLAYSKYPDSSLDLDPSMLDSIWKPDLFFANEKGANFHDVTTDNKLLRIFKDGTVLYSIRLTLILSCPMDLKNFPMDVQTCTMQLESFGYTMNDLIFEWLENGAVQVSEGLTLPQFIMREEKELGYCTKHYNTGKFTCIEVKFHLERQMGYYLIQMYIPSLLIVILSWVSFWINMDAAPARVALGITTVLTMTTQSSGSRASLPKVSYVKAIDIWMAVCLLFVFAALLEYAGVNFVSRQQKEFLRLRRRQRRNHKDEDMREGRFNFAGYNMSQCLPTKDSSAVKNTAQAPNPAPSVPKDIDTMRKKFVDRAKRIDTISRAAFPLAFLIFNVFYWVTYKIIRHEDINKK, encoded by the exons ATGGTTCAAGGCTTTTTTTCCTATCATGTCATTGTCATTCCATTTCACAGGTCCCCCTGTAAACGTTACATGCAATATTTTTATCAACAGTTTCGGCTCTGTCACAGAGACAACTATG GTCCACCAGTTAATGTTACCTGCAACATATTTATCAACAGCTTTGGTTCTATAGCAGAAACTACAATG GATTACAGGGTTAACATCTTCCTGCGGCAGAAGTGGAATGACCCTCGGCTGGCGTACAGTAAATACCCAGATTCCTCCCTCGACCTGGACCCGTCTATGTTGGACTCCATATGGAAACCCGATCTCTTCTTTGCCAATGAGAAAGGAGCCAACTTCCATGATGTCACCACAGACAACAAGCTGCTGAGGATCTTCAAGGATGGGACTGTCCTCTACAGTATCCG GTTGACTCTCATTCTGTCCTGCCCAATGGATCTGAAGAACTTTCCGATGGATGTCCAAACTTGTACAATGCAACTAGAAAGTT TTGGCTATACCATGAATGACTTGATCTTTGAGTGGCTGGAGAACGGTGCAGTGCAGGTGTCAGAGGGGCTCACCCTGCCTCAGTTCATTatgagggaagagaaggagctGGGCTACTGTACCAAACACTACAACACTG GTAAATTCACCTGTATTGAAGTTAAATTCCATCTGGAGCGCCAGATGGGCTACTACCTGATCCAGATGTACATTCCTTCCCTCCTGATTGTCATCCTCTCTTGGGTGTCTTTTTGGATCAATATGGATGCTGCTCCTGCCAGAGTGGCACTGGGCATCACCACTGTGCTAACCATGACCACCCAAAGCTCCGGCTCCAGAGCTTCTCTTCCAAAG GTCTCTTACGTGAAAGCCATTGATATCTGGATGGCTGTGTGTCTGCTCTTTGTATTTGCTGCATTGCTAGAATATGCTGGGGTTAATTTTGTCTCCAGGCAACAGAAAGAGTTCCTTCGCCTGAGGCGAAGACAAAGGAGGAATCACAAG gatgaGGATATGCGTGAAGGCCGCTTTAATTTTGCTGGCTACAATATGAGTCAGTGTCTGCCAACAAAGGATAGCTCAGCTGTTAAGAACACTGCCCAAGCTCCAAACCCTGCACCGTCAGTCCCAAAAGACATAGACACCATGAGGAAGAAGTTTGTGGACAGAGCCAAGAGGATAGACACAATCTCCAGGGCTGCCTTTCCTCTGGCCTTCCTCATCTTCAATGTCTTCTACTGGGTTACCTACAAGATCATCAGGCATGAGGACATCAACAAAAAGTAA
- the glra2 gene encoding glycine receptor subunit alpha-2 isoform X3: MSRSFIKVLVALFAYFMETSNFRVVDAKEHDSRSSSNMSPSDFLDSLMGRTSGYDARIRPNFKGPPVNVTCNIFINSFGSVTETTMDYRVNIFLRQKWNDPRLAYSKYPDSSLDLDPSMLDSIWKPDLFFANEKGANFHDVTTDNKLLRIFKDGTVLYSIRLTLILSCPMDLKNFPMDVQTCTMQLESFGYTMNDLIFEWLENGAVQVSEGLTLPQFIMREEKELGYCTKHYNTGKFTCIEVKFHLERQMGYYLIQMYIPSLLIVILSWVSFWINMDAAPARVALGITTVLTMTTQSSGSRASLPKVSYVKAIDIWMAVCLLFVFAALLEYAGVNFVSRQQKEFLRLRRRQRRNHKDEDMREGRFNFAGYNMSQCLPTKDSSAVKNTAQAPNPAPSVPKDIDTMRKKFVDRAKRIDTISRAAFPLAFLIFNVFYWVTYKIIRHEDINKK, translated from the exons ATGAGTCGCTCCTTCATTAAGGTTTTGGTAGCTTTATTCGCATATTTCATGGAGACTAGCAACTTTAG AGTTGTGGATGCCAAGGAGCACGATTCCAGATCATCCTCCAACATGTCTCCATCGGACTTTCTGGACTCACTCATGGGTCGCACGTCCGGGTATGATGCACGAATAAGACCGAATTTTAAAG GTCCCCCTGTAAACGTTACATGCAATATTTTTATCAACAGTTTCGGCTCTGTCACAGAGACAACTATG GATTACAGGGTTAACATCTTCCTGCGGCAGAAGTGGAATGACCCTCGGCTGGCGTACAGTAAATACCCAGATTCCTCCCTCGACCTGGACCCGTCTATGTTGGACTCCATATGGAAACCCGATCTCTTCTTTGCCAATGAGAAAGGAGCCAACTTCCATGATGTCACCACAGACAACAAGCTGCTGAGGATCTTCAAGGATGGGACTGTCCTCTACAGTATCCG GTTGACTCTCATTCTGTCCTGCCCAATGGATCTGAAGAACTTTCCGATGGATGTCCAAACTTGTACAATGCAACTAGAAAGTT TTGGCTATACCATGAATGACTTGATCTTTGAGTGGCTGGAGAACGGTGCAGTGCAGGTGTCAGAGGGGCTCACCCTGCCTCAGTTCATTatgagggaagagaaggagctGGGCTACTGTACCAAACACTACAACACTG GTAAATTCACCTGTATTGAAGTTAAATTCCATCTGGAGCGCCAGATGGGCTACTACCTGATCCAGATGTACATTCCTTCCCTCCTGATTGTCATCCTCTCTTGGGTGTCTTTTTGGATCAATATGGATGCTGCTCCTGCCAGAGTGGCACTGGGCATCACCACTGTGCTAACCATGACCACCCAAAGCTCCGGCTCCAGAGCTTCTCTTCCAAAG GTCTCTTACGTGAAAGCCATTGATATCTGGATGGCTGTGTGTCTGCTCTTTGTATTTGCTGCATTGCTAGAATATGCTGGGGTTAATTTTGTCTCCAGGCAACAGAAAGAGTTCCTTCGCCTGAGGCGAAGACAAAGGAGGAATCACAAG gatgaGGATATGCGTGAAGGCCGCTTTAATTTTGCTGGCTACAATATGAGTCAGTGTCTGCCAACAAAGGATAGCTCAGCTGTTAAGAACACTGCCCAAGCTCCAAACCCTGCACCGTCAGTCCCAAAAGACATAGACACCATGAGGAAGAAGTTTGTGGACAGAGCCAAGAGGATAGACACAATCTCCAGGGCTGCCTTTCCTCTGGCCTTCCTCATCTTCAATGTCTTCTACTGGGTTACCTACAAGATCATCAGGCATGAGGACATCAACAAAAAGTAA
- the glra2 gene encoding glycine receptor subunit alpha-2 isoform X2: MGKPPGMSRSFIKVLVALFAYFMETSNFRVVDAKEHDSRSSSNMSPSDFLDSLMGRTSGYDARIRPNFKGPPVNVTCNIFINSFGSIAETTMDYRVNIFLRQKWNDPRLAYSKYPDSSLDLDPSMLDSIWKPDLFFANEKGANFHDVTTDNKLLRIFKDGTVLYSIRLTLILSCPMDLKNFPMDVQTCTMQLESFGYTMNDLIFEWLENGAVQVSEGLTLPQFIMREEKELGYCTKHYNTGKFTCIEVKFHLERQMGYYLIQMYIPSLLIVILSWVSFWINMDAAPARVALGITTVLTMTTQSSGSRASLPKVSYVKAIDIWMAVCLLFVFAALLEYAGVNFVSRQQKEFLRLRRRQRRNHKDEDMREGRFNFAGYNMSQCLPTKDSSAVKNTAQAPNPAPSVPKDIDTMRKKFVDRAKRIDTISRAAFPLAFLIFNVFYWVTYKIIRHEDINKK; the protein is encoded by the exons ATGGGAAAACCACCAGGAATGAGTCGCTCCTTCATTAAGGTTTTGGTAGCTTTATTCGCATATTTCATGGAGACTAGCAACTTTAG AGTTGTGGATGCCAAGGAGCACGATTCCAGATCATCCTCCAACATGTCTCCATCGGACTTTCTGGACTCACTCATGGGTCGCACGTCCGGGTATGATGCACGAATAAGACCGAATTTTAAAG GTCCACCAGTTAATGTTACCTGCAACATATTTATCAACAGCTTTGGTTCTATAGCAGAAACTACAATG GATTACAGGGTTAACATCTTCCTGCGGCAGAAGTGGAATGACCCTCGGCTGGCGTACAGTAAATACCCAGATTCCTCCCTCGACCTGGACCCGTCTATGTTGGACTCCATATGGAAACCCGATCTCTTCTTTGCCAATGAGAAAGGAGCCAACTTCCATGATGTCACCACAGACAACAAGCTGCTGAGGATCTTCAAGGATGGGACTGTCCTCTACAGTATCCG GTTGACTCTCATTCTGTCCTGCCCAATGGATCTGAAGAACTTTCCGATGGATGTCCAAACTTGTACAATGCAACTAGAAAGTT TTGGCTATACCATGAATGACTTGATCTTTGAGTGGCTGGAGAACGGTGCAGTGCAGGTGTCAGAGGGGCTCACCCTGCCTCAGTTCATTatgagggaagagaaggagctGGGCTACTGTACCAAACACTACAACACTG GTAAATTCACCTGTATTGAAGTTAAATTCCATCTGGAGCGCCAGATGGGCTACTACCTGATCCAGATGTACATTCCTTCCCTCCTGATTGTCATCCTCTCTTGGGTGTCTTTTTGGATCAATATGGATGCTGCTCCTGCCAGAGTGGCACTGGGCATCACCACTGTGCTAACCATGACCACCCAAAGCTCCGGCTCCAGAGCTTCTCTTCCAAAG GTCTCTTACGTGAAAGCCATTGATATCTGGATGGCTGTGTGTCTGCTCTTTGTATTTGCTGCATTGCTAGAATATGCTGGGGTTAATTTTGTCTCCAGGCAACAGAAAGAGTTCCTTCGCCTGAGGCGAAGACAAAGGAGGAATCACAAG gatgaGGATATGCGTGAAGGCCGCTTTAATTTTGCTGGCTACAATATGAGTCAGTGTCTGCCAACAAAGGATAGCTCAGCTGTTAAGAACACTGCCCAAGCTCCAAACCCTGCACCGTCAGTCCCAAAAGACATAGACACCATGAGGAAGAAGTTTGTGGACAGAGCCAAGAGGATAGACACAATCTCCAGGGCTGCCTTTCCTCTGGCCTTCCTCATCTTCAATGTCTTCTACTGGGTTACCTACAAGATCATCAGGCATGAGGACATCAACAAAAAGTAA
- the glra2 gene encoding glycine receptor subunit alpha-2 isoform X1 — protein sequence MGKPPGMSRSFIKVLVALFAYFMETSNFRVVDAKEHDSRSSSNMSPSDFLDSLMGRTSGYDARIRPNFKGPPVNVTCNIFINSFGSVTETTMVSSSGILADFCPVQCVNVLSIPQPAGPPVNVTCNIFINSFGSIAETTMDYRVNIFLRQKWNDPRLAYSKYPDSSLDLDPSMLDSIWKPDLFFANEKGANFHDVTTDNKLLRIFKDGTVLYSIRLTLILSCPMDLKNFPMDVQTCTMQLESFGYTMNDLIFEWLENGAVQVSEGLTLPQFIMREEKELGYCTKHYNTGKFTCIEVKFHLERQMGYYLIQMYIPSLLIVILSWVSFWINMDAAPARVALGITTVLTMTTQSSGSRASLPKVSYVKAIDIWMAVCLLFVFAALLEYAGVNFVSRQQKEFLRLRRRQRRNHKDEDMREGRFNFAGYNMSQCLPTKDSSAVKNTAQAPNPAPSVPKDIDTMRKKFVDRAKRIDTISRAAFPLAFLIFNVFYWVTYKIIRHEDINKK from the exons ATGGGAAAACCACCAGGAATGAGTCGCTCCTTCATTAAGGTTTTGGTAGCTTTATTCGCATATTTCATGGAGACTAGCAACTTTAG AGTTGTGGATGCCAAGGAGCACGATTCCAGATCATCCTCCAACATGTCTCCATCGGACTTTCTGGACTCACTCATGGGTCGCACGTCCGGGTATGATGCACGAATAAGACCGAATTTTAAAG GTCCCCCTGTAAACGTTACATGCAATATTTTTATCAACAGTTTCGGCTCTGTCACAGAGACAACTATGGTGAGTTCCTCTGGCATTTTGGCTGATTTCTGCCCTGTACAATGTGTCAATGTGTTATCTATCCCTCAACCTGCAGGTCCACCAGTTAATGTTACCTGCAACATATTTATCAACAGCTTTGGTTCTATAGCAGAAACTACAATG GATTACAGGGTTAACATCTTCCTGCGGCAGAAGTGGAATGACCCTCGGCTGGCGTACAGTAAATACCCAGATTCCTCCCTCGACCTGGACCCGTCTATGTTGGACTCCATATGGAAACCCGATCTCTTCTTTGCCAATGAGAAAGGAGCCAACTTCCATGATGTCACCACAGACAACAAGCTGCTGAGGATCTTCAAGGATGGGACTGTCCTCTACAGTATCCG GTTGACTCTCATTCTGTCCTGCCCAATGGATCTGAAGAACTTTCCGATGGATGTCCAAACTTGTACAATGCAACTAGAAAGTT TTGGCTATACCATGAATGACTTGATCTTTGAGTGGCTGGAGAACGGTGCAGTGCAGGTGTCAGAGGGGCTCACCCTGCCTCAGTTCATTatgagggaagagaaggagctGGGCTACTGTACCAAACACTACAACACTG GTAAATTCACCTGTATTGAAGTTAAATTCCATCTGGAGCGCCAGATGGGCTACTACCTGATCCAGATGTACATTCCTTCCCTCCTGATTGTCATCCTCTCTTGGGTGTCTTTTTGGATCAATATGGATGCTGCTCCTGCCAGAGTGGCACTGGGCATCACCACTGTGCTAACCATGACCACCCAAAGCTCCGGCTCCAGAGCTTCTCTTCCAAAG GTCTCTTACGTGAAAGCCATTGATATCTGGATGGCTGTGTGTCTGCTCTTTGTATTTGCTGCATTGCTAGAATATGCTGGGGTTAATTTTGTCTCCAGGCAACAGAAAGAGTTCCTTCGCCTGAGGCGAAGACAAAGGAGGAATCACAAG gatgaGGATATGCGTGAAGGCCGCTTTAATTTTGCTGGCTACAATATGAGTCAGTGTCTGCCAACAAAGGATAGCTCAGCTGTTAAGAACACTGCCCAAGCTCCAAACCCTGCACCGTCAGTCCCAAAAGACATAGACACCATGAGGAAGAAGTTTGTGGACAGAGCCAAGAGGATAGACACAATCTCCAGGGCTGCCTTTCCTCTGGCCTTCCTCATCTTCAATGTCTTCTACTGGGTTACCTACAAGATCATCAGGCATGAGGACATCAACAAAAAGTAA
- the fancb gene encoding Fanconi anemia group B protein has protein sequence MLFCCIMERLPSEDPYRNPHRLSLYGKIILFNYKQASGTDGGERSELVFRSVSFEREDNTFLKAADGAVVTSRKTSAHMDIVKCNCAIDVQKRVATPCALVTEKSEKGESFQYTLFTLSSSNQLEPCIEFQLPYQMRDTVSILHGPTVLWSHAGNVFYTSLQAGEVRQIPMQLSHIVVGELPLHKGQVFVLGLQNENNHSTSQTLGYFVENGHAFDGTMILPYPYICITRCMLVLSADRVDGALKSAVVAATSNQQLVYFENGIVKDTCQLPFVQPEDIQVVHTGRNGCLFVISFLQGHVCAILRETFQIASHWSGVSSIHVDDFLGCGTDQMLLVFKDEGSTGQPLENFLITDLCGVSYSHGQDTGLPKRPPPPPENYLLTLQALESRLQSGLTVLQELQREVRVKERVVQQSVRALTDVVSEREHILTQPEQEGLIALWDSDDDESKDEALDDKTQDMPAVSSKPQVDKLWHRIAEDRMVVGVILTTDSSIPVASVSLSVLTETGQGSTPAVIQTQSQVLWLPTPCSSSSSSSSSSASTFPEPAAKRSKRHNASRPNDLNTCRLAVTAVTRLTPLLNSGCVKCRVMLHYVQRQDAFSLVSNPTPVVLHCGQVALDIHSDFQTQLLTKPELNTDEVKEDLLSLLALLNCWVFHIDSPDHSLGDIDGWIQKRMGCKRIEVSAQHLLLKSSGTSALMLLRWRQITPFQGELSVHSSQLQMLQFLDSLLAYLPVSCSIQPVKGTRGQGAAELFSSALEKEVVSLRECVSLLLCEKEEDKKRSSPGHYETPEPGSVEGLQRCREAWQRDVERSRMRLSPLVDVGRYRKLTQSVSTVQLNGDLAALLEIQRTLLQ, from the exons ATGCTCTTCTGTTGCATAATGGAGAGACTGCCCTCGGAAGATCCGTATCGAAATCCTCATCGACTTTCCCTGTATGGAAAGATAATCTTATTTAACTACAAACAAGCTTCGGGAACAGATGGCGGGGAAAGAAGCGAGTTAGTTTTCCGCAGCGTTTCATTTGAACGGGAAGACAACACGTTCCTGAAGGCAGCGGATGGAGCAGTTGTCACCAGCAGGAAAACATCAGCTCATATGGATATTGTCAAATGTAACTGTGCCATAGACGTTCAGAAGAGAGTCGCAACACCGTGTGCTTTAGTGACAGAGAAGAGTGAGAAAGGAGAGAGCTTCCAGTATACACTTTTCACATTGAGCAGCTCAAACCAACTGGAGCCCTGCATTGAGTTTCAACTCCCTTATCAAATGAGGGATACTGTGTCTATCCTCCATGGCCCCACGGTGTTGTGGAGTCATGCTGGTAATGTCTTCTATACATCTTTGCAGGCAGGAGAGGTGAGACAGATACCAATGCAGTTGTCCCACATTGTCGTTGGAGAACTTCCTCTCCACAAAGGACAGGTCTTTGTTCTTGGactgcaaaatgaaaataatcattccACAAGCCAAACCCTGGGCTATTTCGTTGAGAATGGACATGCGTTTGACGGCACTATGATTTTACCTTACCCCTACATTTGCATCACACGGTGCATGCTGGTGCTCTCAGCTGACAGGGTGGATGGTGCGCTGAAGTCTGCTGTGGTTGCAGCGACTTCTAATCAGCAACTCGTTTATTTTGAGAATGGAATCGTAAAAGACACATGTCAGCTCCCCTTCGTGCAACCTGAAGATATTCAGGTGGTCCACACTGGAAGGAATGGCTGCCTTTTTGTCATATCCTTTCTACAAGGGCATGTTTGCGCGATATTGAGGGAAACATTTCAG ATAGCCTCCCACTGGTCTGGTGTCAGCTCCATCCATGTGGATGATTTCCTGGGATGTGGAACAGACCAGATGCTATTGGTTTTTAAGGATGAAGGTTCAACAGGCCAGCCACTGGAAAATTTCCTCATCACTGACCTCTGTGGTGTTTCATATTCT CATGGACAGGACACTGGATTACCAAAAcgacctcctcctccaccagagAACTATCTTCTTACTCTTCAAGCCTTAGAGTCCAGACTACAG AGTGGATTGACAGTGCTTCAGGAGCTTCAAAGAGAAGTGAGAGTGAAGGAAAGAGTTGTACAGCAGTCGGTCAGAGCCCTTACTGACGTGGTCTCAGAAAGAGAACATATTCTCACCCAGCCCGAGCAG GAAGGCCTCATTGCTCTATGGGactctgatgatgatgagtcAAAGGACGAAGCCTTGGATGACAAGACACAAGACATGCCAGCAGTGTCTTCAAAACCTCAAGTTGACAAGCTTTGGCATCGCATTGCTGAGGACCGAATGGTTGTGGGAGTGATACTGACGACTGACAGCTCTAT ACCAGTGGCCAGTGTGAGCTTATCCGTCCTGACAGAGACTGGCCAGGGCTCAACACCCGCAGTCATCCAGACCCAGAGCCAAGTGTTGTGGCTCCCCACACCctgctcctcatcatcatcctcctcctcctcctctgcctccacgTTCCCAGAGCCCGCAGCCAAAAGAAGCAAGCGACACAACGCCAGCAGACCCAATGATCTCAACACATGCAGACTGGCTGTGACTGCTGTGACCAGGCTGACTCCTCTGTTGAACTCTGGCTGTGTCAAGTGCCGTGTCATGCTCCATTACGTCCAGAGACAAGATGCTTTTTCCTTGGTGAGCAACCCAACACCGGTTGTCCTGCATTGTGGTCAAGTTGCTCTTGACATCCACAGTGATTTCCAAACCCAACTGCTGACAAAACCCGAACTCAACACAG ATGAGGTGAAAGAGGACTTGCTCAGTTTGCTGGCACTGCTGAATTGCTGGGTCTTCCACATAGACTCTCCTGATCACAGCTTAGGTGATATAGATGGATGGATTCAGAAAAGAATGGGCTGTAAGAGGATAGAAGTGAGCGCACAGCATCTACTGTTAAAGTCTTCGGGAACATCTGCTCTCATGCTGCTGCGCTGGCGTCAGATAACCCCTTTCCAGGGGGAACTGTCTGTCCACTCCAg CCAGTTACAGATGCTCCAGTTCCTGGACTCGCTCTTGGCTTACCTCCCTGTGTCCTGCTCCATCCAGCCTGTCAAAGGTACAAGAGGACAGGGTGCAGCTGAACTATTTTCTTCGGCACTGGAAAAAGAAGTGGTGTCACTCAGAGAGTGTGTGTCGTTGCTTCTTTGTGAAAAAGAGGAGGACAAGAAGAGGAGTAGCCCCGGACATTATGAGACCCCTGAGCCAGGTTCTGTAGAGGGGCTACAGAGGTGCAGAGAGGCGTGGCAGCGGGATGTGGAGAGGAGTAGGATGAGGTTGAGCCCCCTGGTGGATGTGGGGAGGTATCGTAAGCTGACCCAAAGCGTGTCCACAGTGCAGCTCAATGGTGATTTGGCAGCTCTCTTAGAAATACAGAGAACTTTGCTCCAATAA